CGTGCGATGATGGTTTCTTCAGTGGCGCCGCCGACGAGCTGCTCGATATTGGTGCGGACGGTAACGCGAGCTTTGATGAGCAGACGGATGCCGTCTTTTGCAACGGCATCGAGAACAGTAATTCCCTGGCGCGGATCGGGACAGTCGATGACTTTCGGATTTACGCTGGTGGCCACGGCGTCGAGAATATCGCGGCCGGCGAGGTCGATGGCGGCGGCCTGCTGGAAGCTGAGTTCAATGTTGGCTTTATCGGCAGCGATCAGCGCCTGTACCACGTTAATGACGTTTCCGCGCGCGAGATAGTGCGATTCGAGCTGATCAGTGGAAACGTCAAGTCCGGCGCGTACGGCCTGAATACGCGCACGGACAATCAGCGCGAGCGGCACTTTACGCAGGAACTTCATGCCGATCAAATTATAGAGTTTAATCGGCGCGCCGGAACCCCACGCCTGAATCCAGGCGGCGATCACCGACAGCACGACCATCGCGAGTACAAATGCGACGATGAGTACAAATATCCCGAGAATGAGTCCGATTCCGGTTGGCATAATTTATTCCTCCGTTAATATTTGATTTTTCTGTTGAGTCTCTGTTTGTGCCGGGCGCCTGATGACGAACACCGGTTGTTTGAAAAGTGCGAGCGTGAGTGCGCCAAGCCCGAAGACGGCGGCAACGATTATGACAATACCGGCGATCGGAATCACTGCGGTAAGTGCGTAGAAAACGGCAAGTCCGGCGGCAAGCGGCGCAATTATTTTCCGGCGCGACATTTCATTGCGGCGCAGCACGGCAATACCGATCCACAGCGCGACAATGATGCGGCTGAGATAAAAGAGAATGCCGTAAAATGCGGCGAGGAGGAGTCCGGGCGAAAATCCGATGAGCGAAAACAGCAATGCAAAAATTATGAGCGGGATTCCGGTCAGCGCCGCAACTCCGGCCAGCATGCATTTGGTGCGCGAACTGCGCAGCAGATGGACGGAGGTGACAGTGTAATGCGGAAAGAGGGCGTAAAACAAAATCCCG
Above is a window of Kiritimatiellales bacterium DNA encoding:
- the floA gene encoding flotillin-like protein FloA (flotillin-like protein involved in membrane lipid rafts), which translates into the protein MPTGIGLILGIFVLIVAFVLAMVVLSVIAAWIQAWGSGAPIKLYNLIGMKFLRKVPLALIVRARIQAVRAGLDVSTDQLESHYLARGNVINVVQALIAADKANIELSFQQAAAIDLAGRDILDAVATSVNPKVIDCPDPRQGITVLDAVAKDGIRLLIKARVTVRTNIEQLVGGATEETIIARVGQGIVSAVGSMASYKNVLENPDHISRKVLESGLDAQTAFEIVSIDIADVSVAGTANTANVGAQLETERAEADKKMRQAEAEGRRAMAIAAEQEMRARVQEMQAKVIEAQAQVPLAIAQAFKDGNLGVMDFYRMQNVMADTSMRESLAGGDETKKES